The Mesorhizobium loti DNA segment TCGCGCAGCCTGGCAGCACGCCGGATCGCCTCGTCGACGGAAAACCCCTGGTTGGCGTCGGTCATGATCTCGTAGCCATCGCCGACCGCCTTGCGCACCGCCGACAAGCGCGCCAGATCCTCCGATCCGTGCGGCTTGCCGATCTTCACCTTCGAGCCGCGAAATCCCTTGGCCTTGGCCGCCAGCGCATCATCGACAAGTGCTGCCGTCTCGATGTGCAGCCAGCCGCCTTCGGTCGTGTAGAGCGGGCAGCGGTCCTTGGCGCCGCCGGCCAGTTTCCACAGCGGCAAATTCTGCTTCTTCGCCCTCAGATCCCAAAGTGCCGTGTCGATCGCGGCGATGGCGATGGATGTGATGGCGCCGATGGTCGTGGCATGCGTGGCGAATTCGAGATCGTGCCAGATTGCCTCGATCATGTCGGGGTCGCGGCCGATCAGGCGCGGCGCCAGATGATCGGACAGGAGCCGCATCACCGAGGACCCGCCGGTGCCGATCGTGTAGCTGTAGCCGGTGCCCACCGCGCCGTCGGAATCGGTGATGGTGACGATGGGCGTTTCCTGGCTGACGAAGCTCTGGATGGCGTCGGTGCGCTTGA contains these protein-coding regions:
- a CDS encoding mandelate racemase, coding for MAKIEKIELRMVDLVPKVKRTDAIQSFVSQETPIVTITDSDGAVGTGYSYTIGTGGSSVMRLLSDHLAPRLIGRDPDMIEAIWHDLEFATHATTIGAITSIAIAAIDTALWDLRAKKQNLPLWKLAGGAKDRCPLYTTEGGWLHIETAALVDDALAAKAKGFRGSKVKIGKPHGSEDLARLSAVRKAVGDGYEIMTDANQGFSVDEAIRRAARLRELDLAWIEEPLPADDIDGHIRLSNSTPTPIAIGESLYSMRHFREYMQKGACSIVQVDVGRIGGITPWLKIAHAAEAFDIPVCPHFLMELHVSLTCAVQNGRYVEYIPQLDQLTGKHMRIEDGHALAPDEPGIGIDWDWDAVKAMSIAEFTTAITK